One Gemmatimonadales bacterium genomic region harbors:
- a CDS encoding transposase, giving the protein MDDETSRRVLTEFKQEAVRQINEVGRPVSRVARDLDLRHEQLLTWPKQLAATEDAPPPVETLAEARRGPGEVCRDSSP; this is encoded by the coding sequence GTGGACGATGAAACGAGTCGTCGAGTACTCACGGAATTCAAGCAGGAAGCGGTGCGGCAGATCAACGAGGTGGGGCGGCCGGTGAGCCGGGTGGCGCGCGATCTGGACCTGCGGCATGAGCAACTGCTCACCTGGCCCAAACAGCTCGCCGCCACCGAAGACGCTCCCCCACCCGTGGAGACGCTGGCGGAGGCGCGAAGGGGTCCAGGCGAGGTGTGCCGTGATAGCTCGCCATGA